In the genome of Candidatus Phytoplasma solani, the window ATTTAACTAAAATAATGGATTTAAAAAAAGAAATTAGTTTTTTAGACAATCAAATCACAAATTATGAATTGTTGCAACAAGATAATTTAATTATTTATCAATTAAATGAAGTAAAAAAAAAGCATTTTTATTTAAAAGATATTAGTTTACACAATATATATATTAATTATCTTTGGAAAAAACAACTTTTTGAAGAAATGCAACTTTTAACTACATTATCAGACTCTGTAAAGAAAATAAAATCAATAAACAATCAAAATATTGTTATTTTGGAGCAATTAAAACAAAAAATTAGTTTTTTTGAGACTTTTTGTAGTAATAAAATTTGTCTTTTAGAAGAAAATATTATAAATAAGTTTCAACAAATGATCAATAATGATTTTGTTAAAATTATAGAAGAACAATTTTATAATTTTTGTTTGCTTAATGAAAAAAAGTATTTCTTTAAAAAACAACAAATTTTAGATAAAATTGAAATTATCAAACAAATAATTATTTTTTATGAAAAACAATTATTTTTTATTAGTGAAAAAATTCAAAATAATGATGGACATCAAATTCAAACCCCATTGGAACAAATTTATCGTCAAATCAACCTTAAAAAAGAAAAATTTAATCAACAAAGTAATTATTTTTCTCAAAAAGTAATCAAAATAAAAAATGATTATTATAAAAAAAAACAAAAATATAATTTAAAACATCAACAAAAAATTAATGAAATTAAAGGGTTATTTCAAAAACTTTTCTTTTTATGGAAATATTGTCCTTTAGAAACCAAAATCACAAAATTACAACCTTTATCAGTTGTTAAAAAATTTTATTCTCCCCTTTTTTTCAAAATTTGGAAAAAAATTTTAAACAAAACTCTTCAAGTTATTTTTTTTTATTATCGTTATCAAAATAATTTTATTAAACAAAATAAATTTTTTTTAAATTTAGAAAGACAACAATCAATTCAACAAAAAGAAAAACAATCAATTGACTATTATTTGTTTGATACAAACTTTTTAATCAAAGATAAATTTATGAATTCTTTAGATTTTTTTGTTGAAAAAATATTCTTGCAAAAAGAAAAAGCATTTTTGCAAGAAATTAAAAAAAAGAAAATTCAAAAAGAAAAAGAATTAGAAAAAAGTTCAAAATCAATGCAACAAAAAATAGTTTTATTGAATGATAACCTTGAAGATGTGTTAATCAATTTAAAACAATTTTGGGAAACACAACAAAAAGATTTGAAAAAAAAATTAATTTTTTTACAAAAAAAGAATTTAGATAAATTTTCTCAAAAAGAAAAATTATTTTTTGAAAATAAAAAAATAACCATTAAGAAAAAAAATAATGAAATTTTTAAAAATTTTATTTTTCACAAAGAAAATATTTTAAAAATATTTGCCCAAAAAGAAATAAACAACAAGAAAAAAATTATTGTAATTAATAAAAAGATTAAGTATAATCAAAAATTTTTGCATCAAAAAATTAAAATATCTTTTTGGAAAGAAAAGTTTAAAAAAATAATGTTACAATTATCATTATTTCAGCAAAAATACAAAAAAACACAAGAAATTAACGGTCATTACAAAAAAATAAGTAAAAAAATTAAACAAGAAATTCAATTTGAAAAAAGAATTTCTTAAAAAAATATTTTCAAAAAACAAAAAAAATTAGGAGAAAAAATGGCTATTATCAATCAGATTTTAATTGAAATTAAAAATCTATCAAAATATTTTGTTGTTAAAAAGAATTTTTTACAAGAAGATGAATTTTTAAAAGCTAACCAAAATATTAATTTAAATATTTTTAAAGGTGAAACTTTAGCTGTTGTAGGGGGTTCTGGTTCAGGCAAATCTACTTTAGGACAGGTGATTTTGCAACTACAAAATCCAACCTCAGGTCATGTTTTTTATCATCAAAATAACAAAATAAATGTGGATTTAACTGCAATTAGCAACAAACAAAAACGTTTTTTACGCAAAGATTTACAAATCATTTTTCAAGATCCTTTTTCTTCTCTTGACCCCCTTTTTAAAATATCTGATATTATTGGTGAAGGACTTTTGATTCATAAAATGGTTAAAAATAAAAAAGATTCGGTATATAAAAAAATGATTTTAGAAATAATGCAAAAATGCGGCATTGATCTTTCTTTTTATAACCGCTATCCGCATCAATTATCAGGTGGTCAAAGGCAAAGAATTGCTATTGCACGTGCTTTGGTTATTAAGCCTCAATTTGTTGTTTGTGATGAAATAGTTTCAGCTTTAGATGTTTCAATTCAAGCACAAATATTAAAACTGATTAATGATTTGAAAAAAGAATTTCAACTTACTTTTTTATTTATTACTCATGACCTAGGAGTTGCTCGTTTTTTAAGTGATCGTATTTGTGTGATGTATTTAGGTAAAACAATTGAACTTGCCAAAACAGAAGATATGTTTAAAAATCCTTATCATCCTTACACCAAACAATTACTAAATGCTATTCCTAAATTACCAATTCAAAACCAATCTCTTCCAGATTATGAAATTAAGTATGAATATCAAGATTTTTCATTTTTATTTCCAACCACCACTCAAGATTTAGATTGGTATCAAGTAGATTTTAATCACTTTGTGGCTTGTACTTTAAAAAATAAACCTAAAGGAAAAACCAAAATATGAGTTTATTACAAGTTAAAAATTTACATACTTATTTTCAGACTCAAAAAGAGTTAATTAAGGCAGTTTGTGGAGTTTCTTTTGAAGTTCAAAAAGAAAAAACCCTAGGTATAGTTGGAGAATCAGGAAGTGGTAAAAGTCAAACAGCGATGTCTATTTTGCAATTATTTGAAAAAAATCAAAAAATCCATCAAGGTAAAATTATTTTCGATCAACAAGTGATTTCGGAATTCGGGGAAAAAGAAATGCAAAAAATACGCGGAAATGAAATAGCTATGATTTTTCAAGATCCGACTACCAGCTTAAATCCTGTTTTTAAAATTAAAAACCAAATTATAGAAGTTTTAATGTTGCATCGCAATATAAACGCACAAAAGGCTTATCAAAAAAGTTGTGAAATTTTAAAAAAAGTTAAAATACCTAATATTCAAAGAATCATGAATTCTTATCCACATCAATTATCAGGCGGGATGTGTCAAAGAATCATGATTGCAATGGCGTTAGTTTGTCAACCTAAACTTTTAATTGCCGATGAAGCTACTACTGCTTTGGATGTGATTGTGCAAAAAGAAATCCTTAATTTAATTAGTGATTTGCAAAAAGAGGAAAAAACTGCTGTTTTGTTTATTACTCATGATTTAGGGGTAGTCTCTCAAGTGGCTGATGATGTGATTGTGATGCATCAGGGGAAAATAGTAGAAAGTGCACCCACTCAACAAATTTTAAACAATCCACAACACCCTTATACTAAAAATTTGTTAGCTAATTTTTTGAAAACAGGTCTTAGTTGCTAATTAGTAAAGAGTTTAAAAAAATTAACAAATATTTTTTTAATAAAACAAAAAAATTTTATCAATTATTAAATAACCAAAATATTTTTAAATTAAAATTAAAAAAAATCAAATTTTAAAAGTTTAATTTTTTATTGTTTATAAGTTAACTTTTTTTTGTTTTTGATGTATAATTGTATTTAATAGTAGTTATTTTTTGAAAAGCTGCTATTAATATCAAGCTGCTATTAATATCAAAACAAAAGGAGAAAAAATAAAATATGGATTTAACCAAATTCAAAAATTTTTACAAAAAACATAAAAAAGGAATGATTATTGGAAGTAGTTTGTTTGTTGTTTGTGGCATCATTATTACATTATTGATGATTTATAAACCTTTAAAAAACGACATTTTCGATAAAAATACAGTAAATATTGCTGTTCCTTGTGATACCAAAGGGTTTGATGTAACTATGGAAAGTATAACTAATTCTTCATATTCATACAATGTTTTTTCAATGATACATGATACTTTGTTATATAAAACAAAAAATGGCCAAGTAGAATCTAGATTAGCTTTGCTTCCTCAAAAAGAAGGCAAAAAACTAACATTTACTTTAAAAAATGATATCTTTTTTCACAATGGCAAACCTTTAAAAACAGATGACGTCATTTTTACTTTTGAAAGAGCAAAAACAAACGAACATAAACAATTTCAAGAAATTGATTCAATTACTAAAAAAGATGATAAAACATTTGAAGTTATATTAAAAGAAGATAATATGTGGTATGATTTTAAATTTTATAACTTTTTTAGAGTTTTAAGTAAGGAAACCATTTTAGCAGCCACAAATGAAACTGAAATGAAAAAAGCTTTACAAGTGGGATCAGGCCCTTATAAATTAGTTAATTATGAAAAAGATGATAAACTAAATTTTTTATTATTTGATTCTTATTATGATAAAACAAGAATCCAAAATAGTCTTAAAAAAGTTAATTTTATCGTTTCTAAAGACGATGACACTAATTTACAAAAATTAGAAAAGGGTGAATTTGATTCTATTAGTTATCCTGCAAGTAAAATTAAAGATATTAAAAAAAAGCTTGGCAATAAAGTGACGGTAGTTGAAAATGATTCTGTCAGTTGTAGCTATATTTATATTAACAAAAAAACCACTCCTTTGCAAACTAGACAAGCAATTAGTCAAACAATTGACACTAACAAAATTAAACAAGAGTTAGATTTACCGTCAAAAGTTTTAGATAGTTATTTACCACCTTCTTTGGTAGGTTATAATTCAGATTTAAAATATGTTTTAGATTTAACACAAGCTAAAACATATGTTAATACTTTAAACGAAACGCAAAAAAAATTAAAAATAGCTGCAAGTTCAGGTCCTTTAACTTTTCAACCTAAAATTATTGAACAATTAAGAGACGTTGGTTTTAAAGTTGAATTTGTTCAATTAGAATTTAATATGGTTACGCAAAAGATGATAGAAGATAATTCTGATTTTAATATGCTTTTTTTAGGTGAAAACCATGAAATGGAATACGGTCATAAATCTTTAAGTGATTATTTTTTAACCAACAATAACACGTCTAATTTTTGCCATGTTGATGAAAGCGATAAACTTTCCATTGAAAATAAATTAATTGAAGTACAAAAATCTTTTGATAAAGTCAAATACACTAATTTAGTCAAAGAAGTAAGTAAATACATCCATGATAATGTTTATGTCATTCCTTTATACACCTCTCCTTCTTATTTTATTACTTCAAATCATATTAAACAAGGTTTTACAACAGATGCTTTTTCGAGATTGGAATTTACTGATATTAGAAAAGAAAAATAGTATTATCTTGAAAGTATTTTTTTAATTCGCTTATCAAACTAGTTATTTTTAATTCTAAAAACTATTTTTTTTATCTTCTTAAAATAAAATATTTTGCCAATTAACTTGCTTTTTTTCAACACGGTATGTTTTAAATAATTGTTTATACCGTGTTTTGTGGAAGCAATTAATAACAAAACTTACAAAAAAATAAGAAAATACAAATTATTAATTTAAATTTTATAAAAATATTTTATCATTTTTGTATGAACTAAATACAAACTTATATTCTAAATTTGCGAGGAGCCTTTTTTTGACAAAATATATTTTAAAAAAATTTTTTTATACCGCAATATTGTTTATAACAGTAATATTCATTATTTTTTTTACTTTGAAATTAGTTCCTGGCGATCCTGTTTCTGCCATGTTTGGCCAAAAAGGTCCAACTAAAGAACAAAGAGTGATTTACGAAAAAGAATTAGGAATAGATAAACCTTTATTACAGCAATTTTCAAATTATTTGCAAAATATTTTTTTTGAATTTGATTTTGGTAAATCTTATGCTGGAAATAAAGAAAGTGCTTTAACTCTTTTTTTTAAAGCTTTTAAAAATACTTTTTTATTAGCTTTTTTAAGTTGTTTTTTTGGCTCTTTGATAGGTATTTTTTTCGGAGTATTAGCTGCTTTTTATGCAGGTACTAAAAAAAGTTTAATTATTGATTTAATTGCAATTATTTTGATTTCGGCACCTACTTTTGTTATTGGTTTTTTGTTGCAAATAACTTTAGGATATTATGCCGGACTTTTTCCCATTTCAGGTTTTGACACTTATCGACACATGTTTTTGCCAGTTTTAACTTTATCTTTGGTAATAGCCTCTTCAGTTTTTAAAACCGCTCAAACAACAATGCTAGATGTTTTAGGACAACCTTATATTACTGTTGCTTATGCTAAAGGTCTTTCGAAATCCAAAATTATTTTTAAACATGCTTTGAAAAATGCTTTAATTCCGATTGTCGCCCACATTGGTTTAATTCTTAGTTTTTTAATTGGTGGTTCGATTATTGTTGAATATATTTTCAACATTAAAGGTGTTGGAAATCTCATGATTACCGCCTTCGAAGAAAGAAATTATCCTGTAATTCAATGTTGCATTATTTTATTAGCTTTAGTAATTGCTATTTGGAATTTATTTTTAGATTTAATTTATCTTTTGTTGGATCCTAAAATAAATAAAAAAGGATGAAAATATGCTAGAAAGTAAAAAAACAATAATGAAATTTAATTATAAAAAAAGTTTTAAAATTTTGATTAAAAATAAAAATATTTTTTTTGGTAGTCTTTTTTTAATTATTTTATTTTTAACTATTTATTTGTTTCCTTTGACACCTTTTTATAAAGATCCTTATAAATCTTCTTTTAAACGTTTACAAAGTTTTAGTTTTAAACACTTGATGGGAACAGACTCTACCGGTTATGACTTATTTAGCCGTGTTTTAGAAGGGGCTAAAATTTCTTTAACTATTGGTTTTTATGCTGTTTGTTTAGGCAGTTTAATCGGTAGTTTTTTAGGGATTATCTCTGGTTATTTTCGCGGTATTATCGATAATATAATTAATTTTATATGTGATATTTTAGTCGTTTTTCCAGATGTTATTTTATCCATTATTATTATGTTTTTTTTACAAAAAAGCAAACTATCATTGATTATTGTCTTAAGTGTTTCTAATATTCCTAGCTTTATCCGTATTATTAGAGCCAATACTTTAAAAATTAAACAAAAGGATTTCATTAAAGCTTCAAAAGCTTTAGGCGCTAGTCAATTTTTAATTATTGTTAAACATCTTGTTCCTCATCTTTATCCCATTGTTATTGCAAGAATAAGTATTTGTATGGCAACTATAATTCTTACTATTTCAGGACTAGGTTTTATCGGTTTAGGACTTGATCCTACTCTTCCAGAATGGGGTAATATTTTAAGTTCTTCTAAAAGTGATATGCGTTTTTATCCTCATTTATTTTTTGGTCCCTTTATTGTTATTCTTTTAACTAGTTTATCTTTTAATTTAATTGGTAAAGGTTTAATTGCTTTTTTTAACCCTAAAAAAGAAAATTAAGTAAATCATTTTAATATTTTATCAAAATAAAAGATTAGTCTTAAAGTTAATAAACATTTAAAATAAAGAAAAATTAAAATTTTTAATAAAAATTTTTTATTTAGGACATTTTCTGGTTTAAAAAAACATTTATAAATGGAAAAAATAAAATATTAAATATTTTCACGATATTGAAATTAAACTATGTATATTATAAAAAGAATTATCCTAAATTTCAAAACAATAAATAAATTCAAGCGTATTTTACTACTATTAAAGATTTTGTTATTTGTCGATTTTTTCATACACATCTAAAAATTTTAATTAAATAAATTTTATTTTTTTATAACATTTCGCTTAATTATATAGTTAGTCAAACTAACTAAAATTAAATAAATAACACTTACAACAAAGAAAGGAGTTTTATAATCAAAATTAATAGATATATTGCGTTGTGCTTTCCACAAAAGACTAATTTAAACCAATAATCGAAAATAAAGCAGTATCTTTGATATTAATAATAAACTGGTTTCAAACAGAAGGATAAGTCATTTTTAAATCTTGTTTAAAAAAATATAACGAAAAACTTGTTTTTGATTCATTCCTAAGGAATACAGCCGCTTCGATTTGTCCTTGATCTAATAATTTAATATTGTGGGGCATCATAATATTAGTTAAATTTGCTATAGTGTTTAACGAAATGACAATCAAAGCAAGTATAAAAAAAGGATCTAAATCACCTTTAAAAACATCAAAAAAAATTAATCAACGAATAATAAAAAAATAATGCTTGAATGGCGATTGGAATTGACTGCAAAAAATAAATAATTTTATCTAATATAAAATTAAATGTTAAATAGCAAAATATAATAATTTTTTTACTTGTTTTTCGAAGATTTTCAATAAAAATTTTAAATCTTGCTAAAATTAAAGTAAATAAACAGCCTGCAATCAAACTATCAATAGCTAATAAAAGATATCAAAAAACTTTCTTTATACGAGGGTAAAGTTAACCATACTTTTTTTAAAAAACTATTATTTTTACTTTCATCTATTTTTTTGTTGAACAAGTTTATAATGAATTTTCGCTGGTACTCCAAAATTTGTTTCATAATTTTTTGTTTTTTTAATGCCTGTATTTCCTATTAAATCGTTTAAATGTGTTTTTAATGTTTTATAAATAGGATTTTCTTTTTTTTATAAAAAAAGAATAATTTCCGAGTTGTTTGAAAGAATCATCATTATCTAAAGGTAAAACTATAAACCGTTTATTTTTATCTTTTTCAAATATATCTTGGACATTAGCATCATCTGAAACATAAATATGAGCGATTCCTTTTTTCATATTTCCATAACACCCCGCAATATCTTCCCCAAACAAACTTTATTTAACTTCTAATTTATTTAAGTCTTTGTTGGGGGTAATCTTTTAATGGATTGTGATAGCGCAAGAGTTTAAAATAGAAATAACTTTTGGATTAATTTTATCATAAGTTTTGTTTATTTTTAAATTAGTTAATTTTTGTGCATTTTCTGGATTAGAAAACATATCTTTTTTTATTTTATTAAGGCACTCACTTTAGGCAAAGAATATTCTAAATTTAAAAATTTTTCTTTTCTTTCATTAGTTGCATTCAGACAACAAATCATAAAATCAATTTGTCCATTTTTCAAATCAGCTGTCATTCCTGCTATATTGCTATAAACTTTAACAACTATTTTTTTATTTATTTTTTCAGCTATTTTTTTACACAAAAGAATATTAGAACCATTAATAAAATCTTCATTTTCTTGTTCATGTTTATTGTTTGCGGCGTCTATATCTTTAAAACTATCAAAAATAAAAGGAGCAGAAAACATAGTTCCTACAATAAGGCAATTTTTTTTGTTCTTTTTGAGATGATTTTTTTGCCAAAACAAACTAATTTCCTAAAAATAAAACACTAATAAAAGTAATAATTTTTAATATAATAATTTATTATCTTTTTTTTCATAAATTATCTTTCATTTTTATTTTTTTTTAGATATTTTAAAAATTAAAAGAAAAATTAAAATTCTTCAAAAAAAGATTTAGATTTTGGATATTTATCAGTTTCAAAAATTTGTTTAGGAGTTCCTTGTTTCACTAATCCCCCTTTTTCTAAAAAACAAATTGTATGAGAAATTTTTTTGGCAAAACGCATTTCATGTGTTGCACTAATTAAAGTTATTTTTTTTATTATCAGATAGTTTTTGTAAAGTTTTTAGGACTTTTTCTGTAGAACCAGGATCTAAAGATGAAGTTGGTTCATCTAATAAAAGAATTTGAGGTTTCATACATAAAGCACAAGCAATAGCGACACGTTGTTTTTGACCGCCTGATAAAAATTCTACTTGATAATTGACAAAATTTCCTAAATTAACCTCTTTTAATTTTTCCAAAGATCTTTGTTCTGTTTGTTTGCGACTTAGTTTTAAAACTTTCATAGGAGCTAAATAACAATTTTCTAAAATAGTTCTTCCTACGAATAAATTAAAACTTTGAAATACCATATCAACTTTAGTCCTTAGTTCGGATAAAGACATTTTTGCATCTAAATTATTTTGGTTATCGATTAAAATAGTTCCTTCATCAGGTTTTTCTAATAAATTAAGACATTTTAATAAAGTTGATTTTTCAGAACCAGAATGACTAATAATAGTCATAATTTCTTTATCTTGGATTTTTAAATTGATATCTTGTAAAAATAATTTGATCATGATTTTTTTTGTAAATTTTTAATTTCCACTAAACAAGACATAATTATTTTTTAACCTCTTTTCTATTTTAATTATTAATTAAGGGATAAAACAGTATTTGAAATAACAATAAAATTTTTTCAAAAACTAACAACATAGATAAAATTAGTTATTTTATCTCTAAGACTGTTAAATTACTAAAATATTTACTTAATTAGCAATACAATAATATAACATAAAAAAATATTTATGTCAAATGTTTTTAAAAATCGATAATAAAATAATTTATATTGTGCAAAATTTATCTTTTTTTATATTTTCAGTTGGTCTTCTGATTTTTTGTAGTTTAACCAACAATAAAAAGTTTGGCAAAAAGTAATAATTTAGTTCAAATAATTATTATTTGGAGTAATGGCAAAAAAATAAATAAAAGTTGGTAAAAAATAATATTTTAAAAAAATTTGTTACAATAAGATAGTGGTAGAAATAATTTTTTCTTGTTTGTCACTTTTTTCTAAATTAAAAATACTTAAGATAACGAGATTAAATACTACTAATGTTTTGTTAAAATTAAAGATTTGTTTCATCTATTTGAATAATTAAAAGTCATTTTTTTAGTTAATTGTATGAAATGTTTAAAAAAATAATTTTTTTAATAAAATTTTTTTCTTTGAAAAATAAATCTATATAAAAATTTCTTTTAAGATAAATTACAAAAAAATATAAAAAAATAACAGAAAAGAGATATTTTAAAGTGAGTTATTTGGAAAAAATACGTCAAAAAATAGGTCATGAACCTTTATTTTCACCAGGAGCTTCAATTATTGTTTACGAAAATGAAAAATATTTATTGCAATTTAGAAATGATTTTAAAATTTGGGGTCTTCATGGTGGAGCGATGGATTTAGGAGAAACAGGTAAAGAAACTGCATTAAGAGAATTAAAAGAAGAAACTAATTTAAAAGCATTAGAAATGCACTCTTTTAAAACTTATTCAGGCGAAAAAATAAAAATCATTTACCCTAATGGTGATATTATTTATCCTATTGTTTTGGGTTTTGTAGTTACTGCAACAGAAGGAAAAATCAAGGCTCAAAAAACAGAAGTTAAAAGTTTAAAGTGGTTTGAAGAAAAAGATTTACCAATAGAAAAAATGATGGAAATTGATAAAATTTTTTTAAAAGATTTTATAAAATATAAAAAAAATTCTAAGACTCTTTTTACGCAAAATTCAGTTAATAAATTTTTGTAATAAAATAAAAAAATTGGAAAAAACTGTTGATTAAAATCATTAATAATATTTTTTTTCAATTTAAAGACATTTTAAAAAAATAACATAATGAAACTAATTTTTAAATTATTTTTAATGTGTAGTGAGGCTGGTTTATAATAGGATAAGTTTTGTATTAATAAATGAATTGGAAGAAGAACAACACTTTTTAAGATGGTAAAAGCAAGCCTTAAAAAAATTGTTTACTATTATTTTTAGTATGCAATAGAAAAAAAGTAATTGTAGTAAAAAAACACATTTTATTTTTTTAACAAATTTAAAAAATTTTTGAGTATTTTAGTTGATAAATAATTTACTTTATATTTATATATAAATCCGCGGAACTGATTTGTTAGTTTTTACCTTGTTTT includes:
- a CDS encoding cytadherence high molecular weight protein 2, with translation MFFYNKLLSLFKKKRKKNDVFSPFLQELKKTIIQIKITSINESKKNNDLNDDIQILKDKYESYTKTIKKKYFKIFTVLDEKIKQLVKQKNIILQKNTLKKVKIKDFFNKEISVQKNKNQVKIKHLMKIFQKEIEYYKKQNHKKKIHLLTQLTDKNNNINNLLIHLEKQKKQLEEKKNSDNQLLKQNFYNTDFKLNQKHKNLNKQLGLELKALEIKKIDNLANIEKIYNNKIELYQKNINKIHKIYQIKLNFHDQIFDSIKNDYEKSKIKIKLQKENFFCKIRPITFLNLPFCHFFYNSFGSDIQNQKNKLYSRNQENELTYLKEITLWKKKYNFININHYKAINQLHLEKEKKEEIYQKYRKNLIKNYYYQEQKIKYLFEQKINDVKLQIQIIRNLHLRDNSIFDNEKDYQETFFSYRKIMLILELENNSIQSDYYHDFFHNKTAFEFKNKSIALQLKLEKIKIHFNDLTKIMDLKKEISFLDNQITNYELLQQDNLIIYQLNEVKKKHFYLKDISLHNIYINYLWKKQLFEEMQLLTTLSDSVKKIKSINNQNIVILEQLKQKISFFETFCSNKICLLEENIINKFQQMINNDFVKIIEEQFYNFCLLNEKKYFFKKQQILDKIEIIKQIIIFYEKQLFFISEKIQNNDGHQIQTPLEQIYRQINLKKEKFNQQSNYFSQKVIKIKNDYYKKKQKYNLKHQQKINEIKGLFQKLFFLWKYCPLETKITKLQPLSVVKKFYSPLFFKIWKKILNKTLQVIFFYYRYQNNFIKQNKFFLNLERQQSIQQKEKQSIDYYLFDTNFLIKDKFMNSLDFFVEKIFLQKEKAFLQEIKKKKIQKEKELEKSSKSMQQKIVLLNDNLEDVLINLKQFWETQQKDLKKKLIFLQKKNLDKFSQKEKLFFENKKITIKKKNNEIFKNFIFHKENILKIFAQKEINNKKKIIVINKKIKYNQKFLHQKIKISFWKEKFKKIMLQLSLFQQKYKKTQEINGHYKKISKKIKQEIQFEKRIS
- a CDS encoding ATP-binding cassette domain-containing protein, whose translation is MAIINQILIEIKNLSKYFVVKKNFLQEDEFLKANQNINLNIFKGETLAVVGGSGSGKSTLGQVILQLQNPTSGHVFYHQNNKINVDLTAISNKQKRFLRKDLQIIFQDPFSSLDPLFKISDIIGEGLLIHKMVKNKKDSVYKKMILEIMQKCGIDLSFYNRYPHQLSGGQRQRIAIARALVIKPQFVVCDEIVSALDVSIQAQILKLINDLKKEFQLTFLFITHDLGVARFLSDRICVMYLGKTIELAKTEDMFKNPYHPYTKQLLNAIPKLPIQNQSLPDYEIKYEYQDFSFLFPTTTQDLDWYQVDFNHFVACTLKNKPKGKTKI
- a CDS encoding ABC transporter ATP-binding protein, producing the protein MSLLQVKNLHTYFQTQKELIKAVCGVSFEVQKEKTLGIVGESGSGKSQTAMSILQLFEKNQKIHQGKIIFDQQVISEFGEKEMQKIRGNEIAMIFQDPTTSLNPVFKIKNQIIEVLMLHRNINAQKAYQKSCEILKKVKIPNIQRIMNSYPHQLSGGMCQRIMIAMALVCQPKLLIADEATTALDVIVQKEILNLISDLQKEEKTAVLFITHDLGVVSQVADDVIVMHQGKIVESAPTQQILNNPQHPYTKNLLANFLKTGLSC
- a CDS encoding ABC transporter substrate-binding protein, encoding MDLTKFKNFYKKHKKGMIIGSSLFVVCGIIITLLMIYKPLKNDIFDKNTVNIAVPCDTKGFDVTMESITNSSYSYNVFSMIHDTLLYKTKNGQVESRLALLPQKEGKKLTFTLKNDIFFHNGKPLKTDDVIFTFERAKTNEHKQFQEIDSITKKDDKTFEVILKEDNMWYDFKFYNFFRVLSKETILAATNETEMKKALQVGSGPYKLVNYEKDDKLNFLLFDSYYDKTRIQNSLKKVNFIVSKDDDTNLQKLEKGEFDSISYPASKIKDIKKKLGNKVTVVENDSVSCSYIYINKKTTPLQTRQAISQTIDTNKIKQELDLPSKVLDSYLPPSLVGYNSDLKYVLDLTQAKTYVNTLNETQKKLKIAASSGPLTFQPKIIEQLRDVGFKVEFVQLEFNMVTQKMIEDNSDFNMLFLGENHEMEYGHKSLSDYFLTNNNTSNFCHVDESDKLSIENKLIEVQKSFDKVKYTNLVKEVSKYIHDNVYVIPLYTSPSYFITSNHIKQGFTTDAFSRLEFTDIRKEK
- a CDS encoding ABC transporter permease; translated protein: MTKYILKKFFYTAILFITVIFIIFFTLKLVPGDPVSAMFGQKGPTKEQRVIYEKELGIDKPLLQQFSNYLQNIFFEFDFGKSYAGNKESALTLFFKAFKNTFLLAFLSCFFGSLIGIFFGVLAAFYAGTKKSLIIDLIAIILISAPTFVIGFLLQITLGYYAGLFPISGFDTYRHMFLPVLTLSLVIASSVFKTAQTTMLDVLGQPYITVAYAKGLSKSKIIFKHALKNALIPIVAHIGLILSFLIGGSIIVEYIFNIKGVGNLMITAFEERNYPVIQCCIILLALVIAIWNLFLDLIYLLLDPKINKKG
- a CDS encoding ABC transporter permease — protein: MLESKKTIMKFNYKKSFKILIKNKNIFFGSLFLIILFLTIYLFPLTPFYKDPYKSSFKRLQSFSFKHLMGTDSTGYDLFSRVLEGAKISLTIGFYAVCLGSLIGSFLGIISGYFRGIIDNIINFICDILVVFPDVILSIIIMFFLQKSKLSLIIVLSVSNIPSFIRIIRANTLKIKQKDFIKASKALGASQFLIIVKHLVPHLYPIVIARISICMATIILTISGLGFIGLGLDPTLPEWGNILSSSKSDMRFYPHLFFGPFIVILLTSLSFNLIGKGLIAFFNPKKEN
- a CDS encoding transporter substrate-binding domain-containing protein, whose translation is MFWQKNHLKKNKKNCLIVGTMFSAPFIFDSFKDIDAANNKHEQENEDFINGSNILLCKKIAEKINKKIVVKVYSNIAGMTADLKNGQIDFMICCLNATNERKEKFLNLEYSLPKVSALIK
- a CDS encoding ATP-binding cassette domain-containing protein: MIKLFLQDINLKIQDKEIMTIISHSGSEKSTLLKCLNLLEKPDEGTILIDNQNNLDAKMSLSELRTKVDMVFQSFNLFVGRTILENCYLAPMKVLKLSRKQTEQRSLEKLKEVNLGNFVNYQVEFLSGGQKQRVAIACALCMKPQILLLDEPTSSLDPGSTEKVLKTLQKLSDNKKNNFN
- a CDS encoding NUDIX hydrolase produces the protein MSYLEKIRQKIGHEPLFSPGASIIVYENEKYLLQFRNDFKIWGLHGGAMDLGETGKETALRELKEETNLKALEMHSFKTYSGEKIKIIYPNGDIIYPIVLGFVVTATEGKIKAQKTEVKSLKWFEEKDLPIEKMMEIDKIFLKDFIKYKKNSKTLFTQNSVNKFL